TTCAAGGCCAGTTAATGATTATAAGGTTATTGAGAAACATTGTATGATAACAGGACACAAACAGTGTGAATTTTCTGTCTCGGTGAATGAATAATGGCTATAGATATCAAGAGAGTTATTGAGATTGCATCACGTTTGCCAGTAGAGAGTAATGAAAAGGGTATTATGGCAGCCTTTGGCGTATATGCTGCATTGAATTACAATGAATTTTATTTTAAAGTCGTTTCTCGACTTATACAGCATGTAGATATTGAAACAGCTCAGCTCGTCCAGAGGAAATTATATGATGCGGTGCTTGAATGCGGATATCATACCTTTCATGGGGTGCGAACATCTATGCACTGGAGAGAATATATCTTTCCAATGATTAAATCTTCTGAGGATGAAGTGCATGCTCTTGTGGCTTATACGAATATTTTTGGTATTGGTTACATCGAGATTGAAGAACTGCTGCCTGGAGAGAAATTAGTTACTATTGTAAAAAATGCTTACGACCCAGGACGCTATTTGGAAGAATATGGCCCCCAGCCTTATAGCCGTTGTTATATGTTTAGTGCTTGTACTGCTTCGTATATGGATCTTGTTTACGGGCTACCTTATCCTAAAGGGATGGGAACATTTATTGCAAATGAGGTTTCATGCCGTTCTAAGGGAGATTATATATGCAAATTTATTGCTGAACTTAAAGGCAGGGAATGACTTATTTAGATACAGATATAAGAAAATTAACAGGGTGGCCAAAAGAATTAGGTGCAACAGATATTCTTCTTTCAATGCCTGATGCAATATTTCTTACAGATTCTCAGATGAGAATTGTTTTTTTTAATCTGGCTGCAGAAAAAATCACAGAATTTAGATCATTTGAAGCTCAGGGGATGTATTGCAAGGATGTGCTAAAAACCAGTATTTGTGAGACTGAATGTGTTGTAAAGCGAGCTCTTGACGCGGACCAGAATATTTTCAATATTGAAACCACTATTACGACGGCGAATGGGAAAACAATTCCTGCTCTTGTAAGTGCTTCGTTGATTAAGAATAAAGAAGGACGGATTATAGGATATCTATATTCCTTCCGTGATATATCACTTTTAAAAAAGATTATGACAGATCTTGAAATTTCCCGTATGGAATTAACTGAGAGAAATGTTGAGCTTCATGAAGCTCTTAAGGAGCTTAAATTAACCCATGAGCAACTATTACAAGCGCAGAAAATGGAGGCTCTGGGTACACTTGCTGGAGGGGTTGCCCATGATTTTAATAATATTTTGACCGGCATTCTTGGATTTGCATCTCTTGCAAAAACAGAAATTTCCACAAGTAGTCCTGTTTATAAATATATGGAGCATATCGAAAAATCAGTAATACGTGCATCAGAGCTTACTTCCAAAATTCTGACATTTGCACGCCGAAGTTTCTTTGAAATCAAGACTGTCGATCTCAACAGGTTAATTATTGATATATCACAAATTTTAGAGCGGACCACAAAACGTAGTATTAATATTAAAAATGATCTAACATCTTTTTTGTGTTATGTTGACATAGATGAATCAAAAATGGAACAGGCAATTATGAATATTTGTATAAATGCAATTGAAGCTATGCCTGATGGTGGCACATTAACAATTAAGACAGAAGTGATTAATCCTGAATTTAACATATTCAATGATTATTTTCACCAATCTCAGCAACAAGAATATGTAAAGCTTTCTATTATCGACAATGGAATCGGGATGGATGAAGAAACGCGCAGTAGAATATTTGATCCTTTCTTTACTACAAAAGGTAAAACCGGCGGAACAGGACTCGGCCTCGCAATGGTGTACGGAATAATTAAGGAATTCAATGGACATATAGAAGTTGAAAGCAAAATAGGATTTGGTACTCAGTTTCATTGTTTTTTGCCACTTTCTAAGGAGTGTAAACAGAGATTAATTTCCATTGATAAGGAAGTTGCCATAGACATCCCTAAAGGAGCTGGAGAGACGATTCTCCTTGTAGACGATGATAAGATGATACTTGAAATGGGAAACAATATTCTGAAACACCTTAGATATAAAGTATTATTAGCAGAAGATGGATTAACTGCATTAGAGCTATATAAAGAAAAACAGAAAGAAATCGACGTCGTAGTCCTTGATTTAATAATGCCGAAATTGAGCGGGAAAGAGGTTTTCGACAGAATACGACTAATAGATCCATATGCGAAGATTATTTTTTCGACTGGATATGCTAAAGAGGAAATGTTACAGCCACTTTCAGATAGACAGGCAAATGGATTTTTAAAAAAGCCTTATAAAATAAAAGAGATGGCAGAGTGTATACAGCATGTTATAAAAATGAAACGTGGGGATACAACTCGTAATTTATGAAATAAGGTCTTTATTGATTTTGATTTTCATCTGTCTTTTTAAACCTGCTATATATGACTCTATTACTTTATCCTTTTCTTCATTAAAGGCTGTTTGTCTAAGCATCATAGATAGTTGAGCATTTTCTGAAGCTTGTGGTATATCGATATCAAGATTGGGCATTTCTACAGAAAGTTCTATAAAACGTTTCATCTTTGTTAAAACGAGCTCCTGACGTTTTGAGGCTTCAAAGATCTCGGGGGTTATTCTGTTGAGTCTGAGTCTATTTGCATATATGTCTTTATCAAATACACCATTTTTGAGAAATGCTGGTTCACTTTCAATGGCCTCACGCAACTCTTGGTCGCTTACCGTAATACCGACTTCTTTTGAAACTAAAAGGAGTATGCGTTCATTAATCATGGAATCAAGAACCTTATCTCTAAGGTTTAGTTTTTTTTCCATTTCTTCATCTAACTTATCCTTATAAATTTCTTTGTAAAAGCGATAGACATTATCATAAGTTCGCCAGTAGTCTTCAGTAGTAATTTTATAGTTTCCAATCTCTGCAATAATCTCGATGCTATTTGTCTTATCTACTGTACCCACACCCCAGAATATGAAAGTTATTATTACGATGAAAAATAGAAAATAGAAATATCTTGCATGTTTCCGCATTATCTTGAGCATTTACTAATACCTCCCTGAAAAATAATCTTTGAGGATGTCTCTATGGTCAAAAGCAATTTGATCTGGCAGATTGTCTTTATTAAAAACGCCGACCTCTTTTGCATCGTCACCAGCCTTTGTTTCACCTTCTGCTTTTGCAATAAAAACTGTAGAAATAGTATGAGTTCGTGGATCTCTTGTTGGTTCTGAATATGTGTGGAACTGGCGGATCAATTTAACATTAAGTCCAGTCTCTTCTTTTGCTTCTCTAATAGCTGCACCCTCAAGGCTTTCACCATAATCTACAAAACCACCTGGAAGTGCCCATCCTTCAGGTGGATTTTTTCTTTTTATTAAAATGATCCCCTCATCCATCTCTATGATAAGGTCTACAGTGGGAATAGGATTTTTAATAGCACCCCTATTCTTCAAATCCTATCTCTATCTCTTTTTCAGGAATTATTGTTGATATAGCATGCTTATAAATAAGTGAATAAGTATTTTCCTTTAGAAGAATTACGAAATTATCGAATCCTTTGATAATACCCTTTAATCTAACTCCATTAGTAAGATAAACAACGACAGAAGTCCTCTGCTTTCTGAGCAGATTTAGATATGTATCTTGCAGATTCAATGTCTTTATATTATTTGTCATAATTTATTATTACCTTTAGTATAATCTAAGTATTTTTTTTTGACAAATAAATATTCTTTCTCTATCTGCTTTTCTCTATTGATGTCTGATTCTGAAGGGACAAACCTTGCGAAAATTACAGTTCATCTACATATCATCAACTTTTCTGGAGATGATCCAAATATTTTTTTAGTAAACCATAAACAATCAAATATGCTTTGTAGTTATCATATATTCCTGTTATATCTGCCCAGTGAATTGCTTCTTCTTTTTTAAACCATGTAAATTGCCTTTTTGCATATCTCTTCGTTCCTTTTTTAATAATTCTGACAGCTTCAGCATGCGTAATATTCCCATGAAGATACATAGCTATCTCTTTGTACCCAATTGCCTGCATTGAGGGAAACTGTGAAACATTTTCAGACATAGCATTTTCTATCAATTTTGTTACAGTCTTTACTTCTTCTATAAGTCCTGCCTTAAACATATTGTCAACCCTGTTTTCAATCAGACTGTAAAGTTCTTTCCTATCCCTTGTAATACCGATCTTGATGAAGTCGTATGGGAGTGGTTTGGTGAATTTTTCTTGCATATCTGAAATTCCTGTGTTGCTTTGGATACAGACCTCCAATGCCCTTATAATCCTACGTGTGTCTTTAGGCGTTATTTTTACTGCAGCCATTGGGTCTAATTCTTTCAGGTATTTATAAAGAGATCCTTCTTCTTCTTTTTCCAGAGAGAGAAGATTTTCTCTCAGAGTCCAGTCAGCAGATGGACCGCTAAAGATGCCCCTTGTCATTGCTTTGATATAAAGACCTGTTCCACCGACGATAATGGGTATTTTCCCATTTCGGTGAATTGATTCGATTATCGGTACAACCATTGAAATATATTTTCCTGTACTGAAAGACTCCCACGGCTCAACAATATCAATCATGTGATGTTTAATCATAGTCCTTTCTTCCGGAGATGGCTTGGCTGTTCCAATATCCATGTGCCTATAAATCTGCATTGAATCGGCACTGATAATTTCGGTATTCAGTGCTTTCGCAAGTAGAATCGAAACACCTGTCTTTCCAACAGCGGTCGGGCCAAGTAGGATGATAACTTTATTCATTTCTCTGTCAGTCAAGATTTTTTGGAATGCTTGAAGGTTTATTAAAAGGAGGTTTTGTCTGCTCATCTGCCATCTTCAAGAACAAGAGATAGGTCAACTGCTCTACATAATCGCCATGGCTTACTCCGTCATCACGTAGGACATTGCAGTAATTCCATAGGCGTTGTTCAATAGCTGAAGATTCATTAGCCATGCTTAACTCCTTTTAGCTGAATTTGAGTTAATGAATTTAAAAAGTAATCCATATTTTCTTCTACCTCTGGCTTCATCCCAACTTATTTCCTCTTAAACATTTTCTTCAGATCATCGAGTGAAATAAATATCCTTGTGGGTCTTCCATGGGGACATTGATCAGGATTTTCTGTATGCTCAAGATCGCTGATGAGTCTTGAGAGTTCTTCATGAGTTAAGATTTCTTTTCCCCTGATGGAGCTATGGCATGCAATCTTTGCTGCGATGGATTCCTTTAGAGATTTATCAGGAGCAGTCCCTTCAATTATGCATGAGGCGATATCTGAGAGAATACCTTCTATATCAGAGTTTTTCAAATCATCTGGTAATGAGCGGACAATAACAGTGTTATGACCAAAATCGTCTGTATCTATGCCGAAATCTGCAAGTACCTGTAAATTCTCAAGAATAATCTGATATTCTTTTGGTGAAAGTTTTATGTGCTTTGGAAATAGCAAACGAGTAGAGTTAAGATTTATTCCCTTTATAAATTTCTCAAAAAGTATCCTCTCATGTGCTGCATGATGGTCTATAAGTGTCAATCCGCCCTTTCCTCCCATAGCAACAAAGGTTTCTCCAAGATAAAGATGTGGTAATTCAGGTCTATATGTCAATTCAATATTTTCTGATATTGCAGATATCTCTGAATCAATTCGGAGATTTGGGATAGAAGGTATCCCTTTAAATTGAGCAGCTAATGTATTTTTATCAGGAAAAGGTGGTATCATGAATGATTCTATGAATTCCCTTCGCTGTTTCTTTATCGTCTCTCTTATGCTTTCAAGCACAAATCTATAAACAATTTCTCGGTTTTCAAATCTAACTTCGCGTTTTGTTGGATGAACATTAACATCTATTTTTGCTGGATCGATATTAAGAAAAAGAAAAAAACATGGATGTTTTTCACGCGGCAGAATACCTTCAAATCCACTGTAAATTGCTGAAGAGATAAAAGGCTCTTTTACCGGCCGTCTGTTGATAAAGATGAACTGATGGGATCTTGTTTTCCTGAAATTATCAATTTT
The sequence above is drawn from the Nitrospirota bacterium genome and encodes:
- a CDS encoding response regulator codes for the protein MTYLDTDIRKLTGWPKELGATDILLSMPDAIFLTDSQMRIVFFNLAAEKITEFRSFEAQGMYCKDVLKTSICETECVVKRALDADQNIFNIETTITTANGKTIPALVSASLIKNKEGRIIGYLYSFRDISLLKKIMTDLEISRMELTERNVELHEALKELKLTHEQLLQAQKMEALGTLAGGVAHDFNNILTGILGFASLAKTEISTSSPVYKYMEHIEKSVIRASELTSKILTFARRSFFEIKTVDLNRLIIDISQILERTTKRSINIKNDLTSFLCYVDIDESKMEQAIMNICINAIEAMPDGGTLTIKTEVINPEFNIFNDYFHQSQQQEYVKLSIIDNGIGMDEETRSRIFDPFFTTKGKTGGTGLGLAMVYGIIKEFNGHIEVESKIGFGTQFHCFLPLSKECKQRLISIDKEVAIDIPKGAGETILLVDDDKMILEMGNNILKHLRYKVLLAEDGLTALELYKEKQKEIDVVVLDLIMPKLSGKEVFDRIRLIDPYAKIIFSTGYAKEEMLQPLSDRQANGFLKKPYKIKEMAECIQHVIKMKRGDTTRNL
- a CDS encoding SurA N-terminal domain-containing protein; its protein translation is MLKIMRKHARYFYFLFFIVIITFIFWGVGTVDKTNSIEIIAEIGNYKITTEDYWRTYDNVYRFYKEIYKDKLDEEMEKKLNLRDKVLDSMINERILLLVSKEVGITVSDQELREAIESEPAFLKNGVFDKDIYANRLRLNRITPEIFEASKRQELVLTKMKRFIELSVEMPNLDIDIPQASENAQLSMMLRQTAFNEEKDKVIESYIAGLKRQMKIKINKDLIS
- a CDS encoding NUDIX hydrolase; translation: MDEGIILIKRKNPPEGWALPGGFVDYGESLEGAAIREAKEETGLNVKLIRQFHTYSEPTRDPRTHTISTVFIAKAEGETKAGDDAKEVGVFNKDNLPDQIAFDHRDILKDYFSGRY
- the hfq gene encoding RNA chaperone Hfq, translating into MTNNIKTLNLQDTYLNLLRKQRTSVVVYLTNGVRLKGIIKGFDNFVILLKENTYSLIYKHAISTIIPEKEIEIGFEE
- the miaA gene encoding tRNA (adenosine(37)-N6)-dimethylallyltransferase MiaA, translating into MNKVIILLGPTAVGKTGVSILLAKALNTEIISADSMQIYRHMDIGTAKPSPEERTMIKHHMIDIVEPWESFSTGKYISMVVPIIESIHRNGKIPIIVGGTGLYIKAMTRGIFSGPSADWTLRENLLSLEKEEEGSLYKYLKELDPMAAVKITPKDTRRIIRALEVCIQSNTGISDMQEKFTKPLPYDFIKIGITRDRKELYSLIENRVDNMFKAGLIEEVKTVTKLIENAMSENVSQFPSMQAIGYKEIAMYLHGNITHAEAVRIIKKGTKRYAKRQFTWFKKEEAIHWADITGIYDNYKAYLIVYGLLKKYLDHLQKS
- a CDS encoding type I restriction-modification system subunit M N-terminal domain-containing protein, which gives rise to MANESSAIEQRLWNYCNVLRDDGVSHGDYVEQLTYLLFLKMADEQTKPPFNKPSSIPKNLD
- the mutL gene encoding DNA mismatch repair endonuclease MutL; amino-acid sequence: MPKINILPIYLRNKIAAGEVIERPVSVVKELIENSIDADATEIKVDILYGGKRLIKVSDNGVGMQKEDALLCFERYATSKLLKEEDLFNIQTMGFRGEALSSIASVSKVRLMTGTRDSIGVYIELYGGEVKEIRDFLSIGTTIEVQDLFFNTPARKKFLKSNSTELFHIIDIVTREALSHPEIAFKLTCDNHETMDLSLSSGIKERLMQVYGEEFLSSLLEITNKTEGIALHAYVSKIDNFRKTRSHQFIFINRRPVKEPFISSAIYSGFEGILPREKHPCFFLFLNIDPAKIDVNVHPTKREVRFENREIVYRFVLESIRETIKKQRREFIESFMIPPFPDKNTLAAQFKGIPSIPNLRIDSEISAISENIELTYRPELPHLYLGETFVAMGGKGGLTLIDHHAAHERILFEKFIKGINLNSTRLLFPKHIKLSPKEYQIILENLQVLADFGIDTDDFGHNTVIVRSLPDDLKNSDIEGILSDIASCIIEGTAPDKSLKESIAAKIACHSSIRGKEILTHEELSRLISDLEHTENPDQCPHGRPTRIFISLDDLKKMFKRK